Proteins encoded by one window of Candidatus Nitrosocosmicus hydrocola:
- the rpsI gene encoding 30S ribosomal protein S9, producing MIKIDLYPGQRKTCRAVATIVKGNGKIRINNIPAEVIQPEVAKELILTPTNIIGELRDRVDVNVHVNGGGFMGQAFASAVAISRALTGETKGAKDPRDHPFTKNVREEIKKKITEFDRHLLVGDPRQTESKKYGGPGARRRKQKSYR from the coding sequence ATGATCAAAATAGATCTTTATCCAGGACAAAGAAAAACATGTAGAGCAGTAGCCACGATAGTTAAAGGAAATGGAAAAATTAGAATTAATAATATTCCCGCAGAAGTCATCCAACCAGAAGTAGCAAAGGAACTCATATTAACTCCTACAAACATAATTGGCGAACTTAGAGATAGAGTTGATGTAAACGTTCATGTCAATGGAGGCGGCTTTATGGGTCAAGCATTTGCGAGTGCAGTAGCAATATCACGTGCTCTAACTGGTGAAACAAAGGGTGCAAAAGATCCTAGAGATCATCCATTTACTAAAAATGTAAGAGAAGAAATAAAGAAAAAGATTACAGAATTCGATAGGCACTTGCTAGTTGGCGATCCAAGACAAACAGAATCAAAGAAATATGGTGGCCCAGGGGCAAGAAGAAGAAAGCAGAAATCATATCGTTAG
- a CDS encoding pyridoxamine 5'-phosphate oxidase family protein yields MQLTSRFRIKDINNIIGFLNENHVGRLATIDENGYPQVIPMNFVHLITADQDGKYIDISNENMRYQQKANKDMDNGESNSDTTKNVYRQTDSHIIYMHSHHKGEKIENLLRNSKVGFEVDKEICFLPSYYFHSTDASFADTLYTSIVIKGKASIVSDNKEKALAMNKMMQKYQSEGSYDELTQDSKSIIYLTVIKINVETIEGKYKIGQEWTSSFRKDIAKKIIEREGIIKAREILKDMKINILEKGELELPFSINM; encoded by the coding sequence ATGCAACTAACTTCAAGATTTAGAATTAAAGATATTAACAATATTATTGGTTTTTTAAATGAGAATCATGTAGGAAGACTTGCAACAATTGACGAAAACGGGTATCCCCAAGTCATTCCCATGAATTTTGTTCATTTGATTACTGCCGATCAGGACGGTAAATACATCGATATATCAAATGAAAATATGAGATACCAACAAAAGGCAAATAAAGATATGGACAATGGTGAATCCAATTCAGATACTACAAAAAACGTATACAGACAAACAGACAGCCACATAATTTACATGCATTCTCACCACAAAGGAGAGAAGATTGAGAACTTGTTACGTAATAGTAAAGTAGGATTTGAGGTTGACAAGGAAATTTGCTTTTTACCATCTTATTATTTTCATTCCACTGATGCATCCTTTGCAGATACACTGTATACTAGTATAGTAATAAAAGGAAAAGCGTCTATCGTTTCCGATAATAAAGAGAAAGCACTAGCTATGAACAAAATGATGCAAAAGTATCAATCAGAAGGTAGCTATGACGAGCTGACTCAAGATTCAAAATCCATAATCTATCTTACAGTCATAAAAATTAATGTTGAAACGATTGAGGGCAAGTATAAAATAGGGCAGGAATGGACCAGTTCGTTTAGAAAGGATATTGCAAAAAAGATTATTGAAAGAGAAGGGATAATCAAGGCAAGGGAAATCCTAAAGGATATGAAAATAAATATTCTAGAAAAAGGAGAATTAGAACTACCGTTTTCAATAAATATGTAG
- a CDS encoding MIP/aquaporin family protein gives MSKESTFESVVRKLTVNQKRFIAELIGTFIVVVLAAGSVVIDAKLGGVLGLPFIAFAPFVGVAIGVYLFGRISMAHFNPAVSVGFLITKHITKKLFVLYLFAELVGAFLASLFVSIVIGKEANLGANAPNYSYSLPLIFGIEVLASALLMAVILTVVYTKGLKGFGGIVIGGIVGLDILFFAFISGASMNPARSLAPALLSGVLADIWLYWTATFVGTSVIALIYRKKV, from the coding sequence ATGTCAAAGGAATCTACTTTTGAATCTGTAGTTCGCAAACTGACTGTTAATCAAAAAAGGTTTATCGCTGAACTTATAGGAACATTTATTGTTGTAGTTTTAGCCGCAGGTTCAGTAGTCATTGATGCAAAGTTAGGTGGTGTTTTAGGTTTACCATTTATTGCATTTGCTCCTTTTGTGGGTGTTGCCATAGGTGTATATCTTTTTGGAAGAATCTCTATGGCTCATTTTAATCCTGCTGTATCTGTCGGATTTCTGATAACAAAGCACATTACAAAGAAGCTATTTGTTTTGTACCTTTTCGCCGAGCTCGTTGGTGCTTTTCTAGCAAGCCTCTTTGTAAGTATTGTAATAGGTAAAGAAGCGAATCTAGGAGCTAACGCGCCTAATTATTCATATTCTTTACCGTTAATATTTGGAATTGAAGTTTTAGCTTCAGCCCTTTTGATGGCAGTAATATTGACTGTCGTTTATACAAAAGGTTTGAAAGGATTTGGAGGAATAGTGATTGGAGGTATTGTTGGATTAGACATTTTATTTTTTGCATTTATTTCTGGAGCATCGATGAATCCAGCTCGTTCATTGGCACCAGCCTTACTTTCAGGAGTATTGGCAGATATATGGTTATACTGGACGGCTACATTTGTGGGTACGTCAGTGATTGCATTGATATACAGAAAAAAGGTTTGA
- a CDS encoding arsenate reductase ArsC produces the protein MKFSFGKQKHDKDAKTILFVCVQNAGRSQMAEGFFRKYAPKGYEVISAGTVPTSQINPIAVEVMKEVEIDISKQKPKDLTEDMMRNATTIINMGCMDDKFCPALFVPKVIDWGIEDPKDKSIEKVREIRDEIEKRVLEIVDTTRDSKIPI, from the coding sequence GTGAAATTTTCATTTGGTAAACAAAAACATGACAAAGATGCAAAAACTATTCTCTTTGTATGTGTTCAAAACGCTGGAAGAAGCCAGATGGCAGAAGGTTTCTTCAGAAAGTATGCTCCGAAAGGTTATGAGGTTATTAGTGCAGGTACAGTTCCAACTTCACAAATCAATCCGATTGCAGTAGAGGTTATGAAAGAGGTCGAAATTGACATCAGCAAACAAAAGCCCAAAGATTTGACAGAAGACATGATGCGAAATGCAACAACTATTATTAATATGGGCTGTATGGATGATAAGTTCTGTCCTGCTTTATTTGTACCAAAAGTTATAGATTGGGGTATAGAAGATCCAAAAGACAAGTCAATTGAAAAAGTGAGAGAAATAAGAGACGAAATTGAAAAAAGAGTATTAGAAATAGTTGATACAACTAGAGATAGTAAAATTCCAATCTAA
- the arsM gene encoding arsenite methyltransferase produces the protein MDKPLHLKEKIKEQYGKIALDGNSNSCCMPSSDCCGDTSSEILFTPFESSKAVGYDSDKLKLIPESSVLGVGCGNPTRFADIGEGDTVVDLGSGAGIDVFLAANLVKESGKVIGIDMTENMLKKARENAEKYGYTNVEFRHGDIEQEIPVEDNSTDLVISNCVINLTTSKENTFREIYRILKPAGKGKMIISDLVTSKEIDVDSINTENWCSCIDGALTKENYIDSIKKAGFTNVEILDEKLYMELDEDKEDQEKRQITSVSIKAVKE, from the coding sequence ATGGATAAACCATTACATTTAAAAGAAAAAATCAAAGAGCAATATGGAAAAATTGCTTTAGATGGTAATTCTAATTCATGTTGTATGCCCTCTAGTGATTGCTGCGGTGATACATCATCTGAAATCCTCTTTACTCCGTTTGAATCTTCAAAAGCAGTTGGATATGATTCTGACAAATTGAAACTTATTCCTGAATCATCTGTGTTGGGAGTAGGATGTGGAAATCCTACTAGATTTGCAGATATAGGAGAAGGTGATACCGTAGTCGACTTAGGTTCAGGAGCAGGTATAGATGTATTTCTTGCAGCCAATTTGGTGAAAGAAAGCGGAAAAGTCATTGGAATTGATATGACAGAAAATATGCTCAAAAAAGCGAGAGAAAACGCTGAGAAATATGGCTATACAAATGTGGAATTTAGACATGGCGATATTGAACAAGAAATACCAGTTGAAGATAATTCTACTGACTTAGTAATTAGTAACTGTGTTATTAATTTGACAACTAGCAAGGAAAATACATTTAGAGAAATCTACCGAATTCTGAAACCAGCAGGAAAAGGAAAGATGATCATTTCAGATTTGGTTACCTCTAAAGAAATAGATGTAGACTCTATCAATACGGAAAACTGGTGCAGTTGTATCGATGGTGCCCTAACGAAAGAAAATTACATTGATAGTATTAAGAAAGCAGGTTTTACCAACGTTGAGATACTTGATGAGAAACTGTATATGGAACTAGATGAAGACAAAGAAGATCAAGAAAAAAGACAAATCACCAGTGTCTCCATCAAAGCGGTTAAAGAATAG
- the arsM gene encoding arsenite methyltransferase, whose product MSKQSNIKNKIKEQYGTIALADGSLSCCSSSAGCCGTSETVVVSPIESSKTVGYHQKDLKSIPQSSILGLGCGNPSTFAHLKDGDIVVDLGSGAGIDVFIAANIVKDKGRVIGIDLTDAMLEKARKNAQIHGYQNVEFRKGDIEEKIPVEDNSVDVVISNCVINLTEDKVSTFKEIHRILKPNGVGKLIISDVVTSREVEKALINEANWCGCIDGALTKENYLDSIKRAGFTNVEILEERPGNVVKDYAEDIEKKTRTITSITVKAFKN is encoded by the coding sequence ATGAGTAAACAATCAAATATAAAAAACAAGATTAAGGAGCAATATGGAACAATAGCATTAGCGGATGGTTCGCTATCGTGTTGTTCTTCTTCTGCAGGATGTTGCGGTACTAGCGAAACTGTAGTAGTATCACCAATAGAATCGTCTAAAACAGTTGGGTACCATCAAAAAGATTTGAAATCCATTCCTCAGTCGTCTATCCTAGGCTTGGGTTGTGGTAATCCATCCACCTTCGCTCACCTTAAAGATGGAGATATAGTAGTAGACTTAGGTTCAGGAGCAGGCATAGATGTATTTATAGCCGCAAATATTGTCAAAGACAAAGGAAGGGTCATTGGTATTGATTTAACAGATGCCATGTTAGAGAAGGCAAGAAAAAACGCCCAAATTCACGGATACCAGAACGTAGAGTTTAGAAAGGGTGATATCGAGGAAAAAATTCCAGTTGAGGATAATTCCGTGGATGTAGTTATTAGCAATTGTGTTATCAACTTGACAGAGGATAAGGTCAGCACATTCAAAGAAATACACAGGATTTTAAAGCCAAATGGAGTAGGAAAATTGATAATCTCAGATGTAGTGACCTCTAGAGAAGTAGAAAAGGCGTTAATCAATGAGGCTAATTGGTGTGGCTGCATTGACGGAGCTTTAACAAAAGAGAACTACCTGGACAGTATTAAAAGGGCAGGTTTTACCAACGTTGAGATCTTAGAAGAAAGACCAGGTAACGTAGTTAAGGATTATGCTGAGGACATTGAAAAGAAGACCAGGACTATAACAAGCATTACTGTAAAGGCATTTAAAAATTGA
- a CDS encoding winged helix-turn-helix transcriptional regulator — protein MKSHKPKEKEHGKTTLKSSKLPILEDDNNPCNFYGYDIESLMKETSQLRNIITKRGTLEILIPLCCSTDPVRYVTFRKSMKGFSSKTLTIRLKELEKSGILNRQSFNEIPPRVEYRLTPKGQELVGSIINLLQWMRKWSNK, from the coding sequence GTGAAATCGCATAAACCAAAAGAAAAAGAACATGGCAAAACAACCCTAAAATCATCTAAGCTACCAATACTTGAAGACGATAATAATCCTTGTAATTTCTATGGTTATGATATTGAAAGTTTAATGAAAGAAACGTCTCAATTGAGAAACATAATTACTAAAAGAGGAACTCTTGAAATTTTGATTCCACTATGTTGTTCCACTGATCCTGTCAGATATGTCACTTTTAGAAAATCAATGAAAGGTTTCAGTAGTAAGACCCTAACAATACGTTTGAAAGAATTAGAGAAGAGTGGTATTTTAAACAGACAATCCTTTAATGAAATACCTCCTAGAGTAGAATATCGTCTTACTCCTAAAGGACAAGAACTTGTTGGATCCATTATCAATCTGTTACAATGGATGAGAAAATGGTCAAACAAATAA
- a CDS encoding MFS transporter — protein sequence MTSNENSNNNDKPIKLGLRPNINQFLVLVLVNAFVGSMVGLEQTVVPLIGAKEFDIQSNALIVSFIASFGLVKAILNLFAGKISDKWGRKNVLILGWLFGIPVPVILLAAPDWNWIIIANIFLGINQGLAWSMTVNMKIDLVGKEKRGLALGFNEFSGYFAVAIVGFVTGYLASMYGLKPYPFYLGFIFAVLGLLISWLIVKDTRKFTFLEIKTQDENKTVEINNGNVNSNLGFVKVFLQTSWKNRSLLAISQAGLVNNLIFGVSWGLFTLYFSSYGLGTNDIGLLKALHPGIWGILQLVTGFLSDKVGRKILIYSGMFIQSIGIWTLLYSQEFFGWVVGMSFLGLGTALVYPTLLAAISDIAHPNWRATSLGVYRFWRDMGFVIGAIGIGFISDLLDMFIAIQMVALIGIASGIIVIFLMKETKS from the coding sequence TTGACTAGCAATGAGAATTCAAATAACAATGACAAACCGATTAAACTTGGTTTACGTCCAAACATCAATCAGTTCTTAGTCCTCGTGTTGGTCAATGCTTTCGTAGGATCCATGGTTGGGTTAGAACAAACCGTGGTTCCTCTCATTGGAGCAAAGGAATTCGATATTCAATCTAACGCTCTAATAGTGTCTTTTATTGCTAGCTTTGGACTAGTCAAGGCAATTCTAAATCTTTTTGCGGGTAAAATCTCTGACAAATGGGGTAGGAAAAATGTATTAATTCTTGGATGGCTGTTTGGAATACCTGTTCCTGTTATATTATTAGCAGCACCAGATTGGAACTGGATAATAATAGCAAATATCTTTCTCGGTATCAATCAGGGCTTGGCTTGGTCTATGACTGTAAATATGAAGATAGACCTTGTAGGAAAAGAGAAAAGAGGATTGGCACTTGGATTCAATGAGTTTTCAGGATACTTTGCAGTAGCTATTGTAGGTTTTGTAACCGGATATCTCGCATCTATGTACGGGTTAAAACCCTATCCATTTTATCTTGGATTTATTTTTGCTGTTCTCGGACTGTTGATTTCTTGGTTAATTGTGAAGGATACAAGAAAATTTACTTTTTTAGAGATAAAAACTCAAGATGAAAATAAGACTGTAGAAATCAATAACGGTAATGTAAACAGTAATTTGGGGTTTGTAAAAGTATTTTTACAAACTTCTTGGAAAAACCGTTCTTTGTTAGCAATTAGTCAAGCGGGATTAGTAAATAATTTGATATTCGGAGTTTCATGGGGTTTATTTACTTTATATTTTTCATCGTACGGACTAGGCACAAATGATATTGGATTATTGAAGGCACTGCATCCAGGAATTTGGGGTATATTGCAACTTGTGACTGGATTTCTGTCGGACAAAGTAGGACGGAAAATTCTCATATATTCTGGAATGTTTATTCAAAGCATAGGAATATGGACACTACTATATTCGCAGGAGTTCTTTGGCTGGGTTGTAGGAATGTCATTTTTAGGATTAGGAACGGCTTTAGTGTATCCTACTTTACTGGCAGCAATTAGTGACATAGCACATCCTAACTGGAGAGCTACTTCCTTAGGAGTATACAGATTTTGGAGAGACATGGGATTTGTTATTGGAGCAATTGGAATCGGATTCATCTCTGATTTATTAGATATGTTTATTGCAATTCAAATGGTCGCTTTGATTGGAATAGCATCTGGAATTATTGTTATATTCCTAATGAAGGAAACTAAATCTTAA
- a CDS encoding NAD(P)/FAD-dependent oxidoreductase — protein sequence MNNLFDCAIIGGGPAGLNAALVLGRARRNTILFDNDNPRNAVTQESHGFITRDGIKPHEFREIAHRDISKYPSVIHKKKEIFSITKKEQLFELVTSDKELYQSKTIIISTGLKDVLPDIENIVDYYGKSLFNCPYCDGWELRDKPLVVIIEEQTQGFHFIQTVYNWSKDLIVCTNGKSILNAEQKRLIQNNGIKIIENKIKNFIGKDGQMEKIYFESGDNIIRKGGFVLPQPIQASDFAKKLGCEYNSLGGISVDFYGRTNIQGVYAAGDASVFAPAQLIIAAAEGLKAAAGVNRDLIQKEFLE from the coding sequence ATGAATAATCTATTTGATTGCGCTATTATCGGAGGAGGTCCTGCGGGTCTAAACGCCGCTCTGGTACTAGGACGAGCAAGACGAAACACCATTTTATTTGACAATGATAATCCAAGGAACGCAGTTACACAGGAATCTCATGGATTTATTACACGTGATGGAATTAAACCTCATGAATTTAGAGAAATTGCTCACAGAGACATATCTAAATACCCTTCTGTCATACATAAAAAGAAAGAGATCTTTTCAATAACTAAAAAAGAGCAATTATTTGAATTAGTTACTTCTGATAAAGAACTTTATCAATCAAAGACTATAATCATATCTACTGGTTTAAAAGATGTTTTACCCGATATAGAGAATATTGTTGACTATTATGGAAAAAGTTTGTTTAATTGTCCTTACTGTGATGGTTGGGAACTACGGGACAAACCTCTTGTAGTCATTATAGAAGAACAAACACAGGGTTTTCATTTCATTCAGACTGTCTATAATTGGTCTAAAGACCTTATCGTATGTACCAATGGTAAGTCCATTTTAAATGCTGAACAAAAGCGTTTGATTCAAAATAATGGTATAAAGATAATAGAAAATAAAATTAAAAACTTTATAGGAAAAGACGGACAGATGGAAAAAATATATTTTGAAAGTGGAGATAATATAATTAGAAAAGGCGGATTTGTTTTACCTCAGCCAATACAAGCTTCTGATTTTGCTAAAAAATTAGGATGCGAATATAATTCACTTGGAGGTATTTCGGTAGACTTCTATGGAAGAACAAATATTCAGGGGGTTTACGCCGCAGGTGATGCTTCGGTATTTGCTCCTGCTCAATTAATTATCGCAGCGGCTGAAGGACTTAAAGCGGCTGCTGGTGTAAACAGAGATCTAATACAAAAAGAGTTTTTAGAATAA
- a CDS encoding Acg family FMN-binding oxidoreductase, with the protein MHNTFLIAPSLNIMSLSSRKDNDLKGFEPWKVSETWFSSYDKPFDKLKFFLNYAILAPSGHNTQPWAFRISTDENTIHLYADRTRALPVVDPDDRELTISCGSALFNLQLVISYFGYRFETSLLPHEQQVEGEKEVDHDLLAMVKVIDIYEKPENTKDEKLKRLFNSITMRRTNRFRFDEDKEISQEVLSNLQSIVQKYESVWLYIEKNSEKKEQYAKLVTEGDINQMSDKKMRRELASWVHSNRSHLRDGMPGYAFGFGDIMSLVGPFVIRTFDFGKGQAARDKELAIGSPALLVIGTNSDNTFSWLNAGLALSNILLYLRSENIWCSYLNQPIEVPELRERLGSLIPGRSSTNPQLLLRIGYSDREVLPTPRRSIEQVMISGGGGEEESHA; encoded by the coding sequence ATGCATAATACTTTTCTAATTGCTCCTTCTTTGAATATCATGTCGCTTTCTTCAAGAAAAGACAATGATCTTAAAGGTTTTGAACCTTGGAAGGTGTCTGAAACTTGGTTTTCTAGTTATGATAAACCATTTGATAAGCTAAAATTTTTTCTAAATTATGCTATTTTAGCACCATCAGGTCACAATACTCAACCATGGGCATTTAGAATATCTACTGATGAGAACACAATTCATCTCTATGCTGACAGAACAAGAGCGTTGCCAGTTGTAGATCCTGACGACAGGGAGTTGACCATTAGTTGTGGCTCTGCGTTGTTTAATTTGCAGCTAGTAATATCTTACTTTGGTTATAGATTTGAAACATCGTTATTGCCGCATGAACAACAAGTGGAAGGAGAAAAAGAGGTGGACCATGATTTATTGGCCATGGTTAAGGTAATAGACATTTATGAAAAACCAGAGAATACTAAAGATGAGAAACTAAAGAGATTATTTAATTCAATTACTATGAGAAGAACAAACAGATTTAGATTTGATGAGGATAAGGAAATCTCACAAGAGGTTCTCTCTAATCTTCAATCCATTGTTCAAAAATATGAAAGTGTCTGGCTTTATATTGAGAAGAACAGTGAGAAAAAAGAGCAATATGCTAAACTTGTTACAGAAGGAGATATCAATCAAATGTCAGATAAAAAGATGAGGAGAGAATTGGCTTCGTGGGTCCACTCTAATAGAAGTCATCTTAGGGATGGAATGCCTGGCTATGCGTTTGGATTTGGCGATATCATGTCTTTGGTGGGCCCTTTTGTGATACGAACATTTGACTTTGGCAAAGGACAAGCAGCCAGAGACAAGGAACTCGCTATAGGATCTCCTGCTCTGTTAGTGATAGGTACAAACTCTGACAACACTTTTTCATGGCTGAATGCAGGTTTAGCATTATCCAACATACTCTTGTATCTCAGGTCAGAAAATATATGGTGTTCTTATCTAAATCAGCCTATTGAAGTTCCTGAATTAAGAGAAAGACTTGGTAGTTTAATTCCGGGACGTAGTAGCACAAATCCACAATTACTATTACGAATAGGCTATTCCGATAGAGAAGTACTGCCAACTCCAAGAAGATCGATCGAACAAGTTATGATTAGTGGAGGAGGAGGAGAAGAAGAAAGTCATGCTTAG
- a CDS encoding DUF6920 family protein: protein MIFNQQRERDIKTLFSTSKDISTNTFSSEQIKDLPDPVQRYFTYSLEEGQHYVSFVKLKHTGEFRQNENQKWMPIEGVEYFTTEMPGFIWIGKISLLPLVWITGIDMYLEGKGAFQIKLLSIITIADAPKGKELDESELMRWLAEAPLFPTALLPSSFLRWEPVDSDSAKAIINYAETNIEVLFHFDKEGKIVQMTADRYRAVDNSFVKENWFGHYSDYAQTNNMMVPWNIEVSWNSEVLGNFTYAKFKIKEIQHDNPVKY from the coding sequence ATGATTTTTAATCAACAAAGAGAACGAGACATCAAAACGCTGTTTTCTACATCAAAAGATATATCCACCAACACTTTTTCATCGGAACAGATAAAGGATCTTCCAGACCCCGTTCAGAGATACTTTACATATTCCTTAGAGGAGGGCCAACACTATGTCAGTTTTGTTAAACTAAAACATACCGGTGAGTTTCGTCAGAACGAAAACCAAAAATGGATGCCAATAGAAGGAGTAGAATACTTTACCACCGAGATGCCGGGATTTATTTGGATTGGAAAAATATCTTTGTTACCTTTAGTATGGATTACAGGTATTGACATGTATTTAGAAGGGAAGGGAGCATTTCAAATAAAGCTACTGTCCATCATTACAATAGCGGATGCTCCAAAAGGTAAAGAGTTGGATGAGAGTGAGCTGATGAGATGGCTTGCAGAAGCACCTTTATTTCCAACTGCGTTATTGCCCAGTAGTTTTTTACGCTGGGAACCCGTGGATTCTGATTCTGCAAAGGCCATAATTAATTACGCTGAGACTAACATTGAGGTGTTGTTTCATTTTGACAAAGAAGGTAAAATCGTGCAGATGACTGCTGACAGATATCGTGCAGTTGATAATTCTTTTGTAAAAGAAAATTGGTTCGGTCATTACTCTGATTATGCCCAGACTAACAATATGATGGTCCCTTGGAATATCGAGGTATCGTGGAATAGTGAAGTATTAGGTAACTTTACCTATGCCAAGTTTAAGATAAAGGAAATACAACATGACAACCCTGTCAAATACTGA
- a CDS encoding DUF72 domain-containing protein has product MNLYIGCSGWTYSGWKGTFYPSNIQNWQRLSYYSRFFNFIEVDSTFYYVPSRNIIHGWKNKTPHDFKFSFKFPQVITHVNKLEKVSKYLEYFFYVLEPILDKTLMLLIQLPSFMSAKVGLNSLRHFLLKLDKRYRYALEVRESSWFDFPIYDFLNQNNITLVWRVRPDLKTPTFVTTETIYLRFIGDRAIEERNFGINVRNKESELKEYVEHVKHSKEHHNIKDVIVTFNNNYAGLGPQLAGEFSRLMNESPQ; this is encoded by the coding sequence GTGAATTTATACATAGGCTGTTCGGGATGGACTTATTCTGGCTGGAAAGGCACATTTTATCCCAGTAACATTCAGAATTGGCAAAGGCTCTCATATTATTCGAGATTTTTTAATTTTATAGAAGTAGACTCAACTTTTTATTATGTACCGTCAAGGAACATAATACATGGATGGAAAAACAAAACACCCCATGACTTTAAATTTTCATTCAAGTTTCCACAAGTAATAACACATGTCAACAAATTAGAAAAAGTTTCAAAATATCTTGAATATTTTTTTTATGTGTTAGAGCCAATATTGGATAAAACATTGATGCTTTTGATTCAGCTTCCATCATTCATGTCAGCAAAGGTGGGATTGAATTCACTACGTCATTTTCTCCTTAAGTTGGACAAACGGTACCGATACGCATTAGAAGTTCGAGAATCTTCATGGTTTGATTTTCCTATATATGACTTTTTGAATCAAAATAATATCACTTTAGTATGGCGAGTGAGACCTGATCTAAAAACACCAACATTTGTAACAACTGAGACGATCTATTTAAGATTCATAGGTGATAGAGCGATAGAAGAGAGGAACTTTGGAATAAATGTAAGGAACAAGGAAAGCGAGCTAAAAGAATATGTCGAACATGTTAAGCACTCAAAGGAACATCATAATATTAAAGACGTCATCGTTACTTTTAATAACAATTACGCCGGATTGGGACCTCAATTAGCTGGCGAGTTCTCAAGGTTGATGAATGAGTCACCACAATAG